The following coding sequences are from one uncultured Bacteroides sp. window:
- a CDS encoding fimbrillin family protein, which produces MKKNLIYISAVCALLCSCSNTDNPADNKDNGITKALSVSSTSMDAFATRAATELTTDGAAIGMFLKDDAGSGYVAADNSNVKYVYTAANTPKWGEATTADVIYLNNNNAQVCAYYPYAGTVTDATAVALISQENLLDGSKDLSYSIYNTDPLNNKNNGIALTMNHAYAKITFSITRDPSYAGTCAITNVKLEDATNPDSKIIASSFLNITDGNYAAVGTDPLTEAILGAVNISVDATTAVYDGIADATTPTPEDVSVLMVPVLALDDLTKISFTVDSNLMSTTLDTSFSTGTLKALAAGTNYKINVTIKGKGLQITKVDITDWVDDTSLATPLEPVIE; this is translated from the coding sequence ATGAAAAAGAACTTAATTTATATATCAGCAGTCTGCGCGCTTTTGTGCAGCTGCTCGAATACCGATAATCCTGCAGATAATAAAGACAACGGTATTACCAAAGCCCTTTCTGTTTCTTCCACTTCTATGGACGCTTTCGCCACGCGTGCTGCAACCGAGTTAACCACGGATGGCGCCGCTATCGGCATGTTCCTCAAGGATGACGCGGGCAGCGGTTATGTTGCCGCAGATAATAGCAACGTAAAGTACGTCTATACGGCTGCCAATACTCCCAAGTGGGGTGAAGCCACGACTGCGGATGTGATCTACCTGAACAATAACAACGCGCAGGTTTGCGCTTACTATCCCTATGCTGGCACTGTAACGGATGCCACCGCTGTGGCACTGATTTCGCAAGAGAACCTGCTTGATGGCAGCAAGGATCTGAGTTATAGTATTTACAACACAGATCCTTTGAACAATAAGAACAATGGGATCGCCCTGACGATGAATCATGCTTATGCCAAGATCACCTTCAGCATCACTCGCGATCCGAGTTATGCGGGTACGTGCGCCATCACCAATGTCAAACTTGAAGATGCAACAAATCCCGATAGCAAAATCATCGCTTCTTCTTTTTTGAACATTACTGACGGTAACTATGCGGCCGTGGGTACTGATCCTCTTACCGAGGCTATTCTTGGAGCTGTGAATATCAGTGTGGATGCCACTACCGCTGTTTATGACGGTATTGCGGACGCCACTACGCCTACTCCTGAGGATGTGAGCGTGTTGATGGTTCCGGTGCTCGCTTTGGATGATTTGACCAAGATCTCCTTTACGGTGGATAGTAACTTGATGAGTACCACCCTTGACACGAGTTTCAGCACGGGTACTTTGAAAGCCCTTGCCGCGGGCACGAACTATAAAATCAACGTAACGATCAAGGGTAAAGGCTTGCAGATCACCAAGGTTGACATCACCGACTGGGTTGATGATACGAGCTTGGCTACCCCTCTTGAACCGGTTATTGAGTAA
- a CDS encoding fimbrillin family protein: protein MNKPLTGFTGFKRLKEWACMVVGKGAVLCALLCCALLSCCTSSDSGDFSAGGGSTLHVVSASSPVEVTRSVSELTSGSIGVFQTSTSDGYTLQANKEYAYAAGAWGAVGEDIRLHSADALICAYAPYAVSLSDYTAVSLTSGAYDTATDLSYSTTLAGPVNTLNREVSFTLDHAYARVTLNIRRGSYQGTGAISSITLSGDGLYSSGTLNLSTGVYSGQVAGAVTLTPGIASTATDSDTPVYFRLVPASTLSSGLTLTFVVDGYTLTASTTTYTGLEAGVNYQASVVINGQEVTPTDVETDEWEEVPYDDVIYTGI from the coding sequence ATGAATAAGCCATTAACAGGATTTACGGGATTCAAGAGATTGAAAGAATGGGCTTGTATGGTAGTTGGCAAGGGAGCTGTTCTGTGCGCTCTTCTTTGTTGCGCCTTGCTTTCTTGCTGTACCTCTTCGGATAGCGGTGATTTTTCCGCTGGCGGTGGGTCCACGCTCCATGTGGTTTCTGCTTCCTCCCCTGTAGAGGTTACTCGCTCGGTGAGCGAGCTCACTTCGGGTTCGATCGGTGTTTTCCAGACTTCCACTTCGGATGGTTACACCTTGCAGGCCAATAAGGAGTATGCTTATGCCGCTGGTGCATGGGGCGCCGTAGGCGAGGATATTCGTCTTCACTCGGCTGATGCGTTGATCTGTGCTTATGCTCCCTATGCCGTCTCTTTGAGTGACTATACGGCTGTTTCGCTTACTTCGGGAGCGTATGATACGGCTACTGATCTCAGCTACAGCACCACTCTTGCCGGTCCGGTTAACACGCTGAACCGTGAGGTCAGTTTCACGCTGGATCATGCCTACGCGCGTGTTACGCTTAACATCCGTCGGGGCAGTTATCAGGGCACGGGTGCTATTAGCAGCATCACTCTGAGTGGAGACGGTCTTTACAGCTCGGGCACGTTGAATCTGTCCACGGGTGTTTATTCGGGTCAGGTGGCAGGTGCTGTCACCCTTACTCCGGGGATTGCTTCCACGGCAACGGATTCGGATACGCCTGTCTATTTCCGTTTGGTTCCTGCGAGCACGCTCTCTTCGGGTCTTACGCTGACTTTTGTGGTGGACGGTTATACCTTAACGGCTAGCACGACCACTTATACCGGGTTGGAGGCGGGTGTGAACTATCAGGCCTCGGTGGTGATCAACGGTCAGGAGGTGACTCCTACGGATGTGGAAACCGACGAATGGGAAGAGGTTCCCTATGATGATGTGATCTATACCGGCATCTGA
- a CDS encoding DUF4906 domain-containing protein: MKTMRMKQFIYLATALLIFGACSQDQADNGLPASGETVTVSLSLQPSDMRQVNLSDGSSSVAKVTRSVTALADAAEKVIDNLWVFEYVDGTYVRGQYLSTVDASNLNLDLSKATSANIYFVANVGEAAYKGKTLGTETAFKNYNLAITNEASITPSAGYLPMFGEAPGVAIPDYFKSGATVTLDYMVSRVDFSYTVTGNMSSGFVLKEARLIGVPRYMYPYINPENMDADDTNDTNFPTDTLTTQMFDREAIDVANATAGSLTFYLPDNRRGVGANTAATDAKLKAGLDNATAIQLIGYKDGDEITYNFYLGGDQFNDYNLKRNTKYTLTADLDGTSTGDLRVTKSQAANTYLLKPGRSVLIPVKRANQSDLGEQLADVSTGWTPVVLWRDNSALDIAVTDTGNGVMEVTASNATAEGNAVVYIKDGSDNVLWSWHVWVTNYDPQSENDMYNGFTFMDRNLGALNDTKSGAGALGLLYQWGRKDPFVGSSDVSSATLKTLYSGGSGSATFTSISTATPSGSANNLIVVIRNPDVFYYSSSSPYDWYLGSSTKRNDVLWGITKTVYDPCPAGWKVPPSSAFSSWDNPAYTWDTNGRSPSVANSWYPATGKRSSNGVGLSSVGTDGYYWSSTPNGTRGTYLYFEENSVTKDRVGDRAYGFSVRCVQEN, translated from the coding sequence ATGAAGACAATGAGAATGAAACAGTTCATTTATTTGGCGACCGCGTTGTTGATTTTTGGGGCATGCTCCCAGGATCAAGCCGATAACGGTTTGCCGGCAAGCGGTGAAACAGTCACCGTTAGCCTCTCTTTGCAACCCTCTGATATGCGGCAGGTGAATCTTTCTGATGGTTCTTCTTCGGTTGCTAAGGTGACTCGCTCTGTGACGGCTTTGGCGGATGCTGCCGAAAAAGTGATCGATAACCTCTGGGTGTTCGAATATGTGGATGGTACTTATGTGCGGGGTCAGTACTTAAGCACGGTAGATGCCAGTAACCTGAACCTTGATCTTTCCAAGGCTACGAGTGCGAACATCTATTTTGTGGCGAATGTGGGCGAAGCTGCTTATAAAGGCAAGACTCTTGGCACGGAAACTGCTTTTAAGAATTACAACCTGGCTATTACCAACGAAGCCTCCATCACTCCTTCGGCAGGTTACCTGCCGATGTTCGGAGAAGCTCCCGGGGTGGCTATTCCCGATTATTTTAAGAGCGGTGCCACGGTGACGTTGGATTATATGGTTTCGCGGGTGGATTTTAGCTATACAGTGACCGGCAATATGTCCTCCGGTTTTGTGCTTAAAGAGGCTCGCCTGATCGGTGTGCCCCGCTATATGTATCCGTACATCAATCCGGAGAACATGGATGCGGACGATACCAACGACACCAACTTCCCTACCGATACGCTGACTACACAGATGTTTGATCGGGAAGCTATCGATGTGGCGAATGCCACGGCGGGTTCGCTGACCTTCTACCTTCCTGATAACCGCCGTGGTGTGGGGGCTAATACCGCCGCCACGGATGCTAAGCTCAAAGCGGGGCTTGACAATGCCACCGCCATCCAGCTGATTGGCTATAAGGATGGTGATGAGATCACCTATAACTTTTATCTGGGTGGTGACCAGTTCAATGACTATAATCTTAAACGCAATACGAAATATACCTTAACTGCCGATTTGGACGGTACCTCTACGGGTGATCTTCGTGTTACAAAGAGTCAGGCAGCGAATACTTATTTGCTCAAACCGGGTCGTTCGGTCTTGATTCCTGTTAAGCGTGCCAATCAGAGCGATCTGGGCGAGCAGTTGGCGGATGTGAGCACAGGCTGGACTCCGGTAGTGCTTTGGCGTGATAATTCTGCATTAGATATTGCTGTTACGGATACCGGTAACGGGGTGATGGAAGTGACTGCTTCGAACGCTACTGCCGAAGGTAATGCGGTGGTTTATATCAAAGATGGTAGTGACAATGTTCTTTGGAGCTGGCATGTTTGGGTGACGAATTACGATCCTCAGAGCGAGAATGATATGTATAACGGTTTCACGTTTATGGACCGTAATTTAGGTGCGTTAAATGACACCAAGAGCGGTGCGGGTGCATTGGGTTTGCTGTATCAATGGGGGCGCAAGGATCCCTTTGTAGGATCAAGTGATGTTAGTTCCGCTACTTTAAAAACACTTTATTCGGGTGGTTCGGGCAGTGCGACTTTTACTTCGATCAGTACCGCTACTCCTTCCGGGTCGGCTAATAACCTGATCGTAGTCATTCGTAATCCGGATGTGTTTTATTATAGCTCTTCTTCTCCTTATGATTGGTACCTTGGTAGTAGTACGAAACGGAATGATGTGCTTTGGGGAATCACCAAAACGGTTTACGATCCTTGTCCTGCCGGTTGGAAGGTTCCTCCTTCGTCTGCTTTTAGTTCATGGGATAATCCTGCATATACTTGGGATACAAATGGTCGTTCTCCCAGTGTTGCCAATTCCTGGTACCCTGCAACCGGTAAGCGTAGTTCTAATGGAGTAGGCTTAAGTAGCGTTGGCACGGACGGGTACTACTGGTCGTCTACTCCCAATGGTACCCGTGGAACCTACTTGTACTTCGAAGAGAATTCTGTAACAAAGGATCGTGTTGGGGACCGGGCGTACGGGTTTTCGGTTCGTTGTGTCCAAGAAAACTAA
- a CDS encoding fimbrillin family protein, which translates to MKKTILLATLAAAVLASCSNDEKVPVLSSQTQELGVSVNVLSGVGTRALKQGTAFATSDAIGVFITGTGYTSKVAAYTFDGTTWVSPAAAADKINLTNETATVYAFYPSTAVTNPVTLVGDGSDAIDATLAASEASFDGTNQMDYMYGTGAATSGAGTAGDPYVYGAWPFASNAATDGTSPVSYDNKVDLYMHHALSKLSFVVNKAESYGGTGLITAIKIDSKAGTPATPLSGSFTIKVSDGTLTTSAVTVGPISFTDATGVNANDYNATASTTVTAYGLVIPVAVADLTVTATVDGKEMTADLPALPNSATAWAAGNNYTYTLLISGTELEVTTVSIVDWNAVDVNSGAPVDMN; encoded by the coding sequence ATGAAAAAAACAATTCTTCTAGCCACTCTTGCCGCCGCAGTGCTTGCAAGTTGTTCCAATGATGAAAAAGTTCCCGTTCTCTCTTCTCAAACCCAAGAATTGGGTGTATCGGTAAATGTTCTTTCCGGTGTGGGCACCCGCGCTTTGAAGCAGGGTACTGCTTTTGCCACAAGTGATGCCATCGGTGTGTTTATCACCGGTACGGGTTACACCTCCAAGGTGGCTGCTTATACCTTTGACGGAACTACGTGGGTAAGCCCTGCTGCCGCTGCCGATAAGATCAACCTTACCAATGAAACGGCCACGGTTTATGCTTTCTATCCGTCAACTGCTGTGACCAATCCCGTTACTCTGGTAGGTGATGGCAGCGACGCCATCGACGCTACCCTTGCAGCTTCTGAAGCCAGTTTCGACGGTACGAACCAGATGGATTACATGTACGGCACGGGCGCTGCCACGAGTGGCGCGGGTACCGCGGGTGATCCTTATGTTTACGGTGCCTGGCCTTTTGCCAGCAATGCGGCCACGGATGGCACTTCTCCTGTATCTTATGACAATAAGGTGGATCTTTACATGCACCACGCGCTTTCCAAACTCTCCTTTGTGGTGAACAAGGCTGAAAGTTATGGGGGTACGGGTCTGATCACCGCCATCAAGATTGATTCCAAAGCGGGCACTCCGGCTACTCCGCTTTCGGGTAGCTTTACCATCAAGGTGAGCGACGGCACCCTTACCACAAGTGCTGTCACTGTTGGTCCTATCTCTTTCACGGACGCTACGGGTGTGAATGCTAACGATTACAATGCGACCGCTTCCACTACCGTTACCGCTTACGGTCTGGTTATTCCTGTTGCCGTTGCTGACCTGACCGTTACCGCGACGGTTGACGGCAAAGAGATGACTGCCGACCTTCCGGCTCTTCCTAATTCTGCCACTGCCTGGGCGGCGGGTAATAACTATACCTACACCTTGTTGATTAGCGGTACAGAGCTTGAAGTCACCACGGTCTCTATTGTTGACTGGAACGCTGTGGATGTAAACTCGGGTGCTCCTGTTGATATGAATTAA
- a CDS encoding fimbrillin family protein, whose translation MKKELILAGLASLMFASCSNDKDLPAVSQGSELGVNTRIFGSGSTRALTDAFVQNNQIGVFIKGTDYVPHLAAYTCPLDPTGVWTSPAADADKIYLANVEATVYAFYPYAAGAITNSSDDTQGDYYTAIDVTIPPTQQFDGADVADYMYATTREGDGSGTPAYNYPLAKASNADADDDAATPAVYDNKVDLYMHHALSKLSFVVNKDVTYVGTGTLSQLTLATAAPVAGTPKFQTGALTMSVSDGVISGAPASDLLTVTGPSDLTINAYNATPSTVVTTAALVAPLADTSGITLTLTIDGKDMSVALPSDALNSSDKWLDEKNYTYTITVKGTELIVNSVSIVAWGDVAAGSADVQ comes from the coding sequence ATGAAAAAAGAACTGATTTTGGCAGGTTTGGCTTCGTTGATGTTTGCCTCCTGTAGTAATGACAAGGATTTGCCCGCCGTATCTCAGGGCTCTGAACTGGGTGTGAATACCCGTATTTTCGGTTCGGGTTCCACCCGTGCTTTGACGGATGCTTTTGTCCAGAATAATCAGATAGGTGTGTTTATCAAAGGCACGGATTATGTTCCTCATCTGGCGGCTTATACCTGTCCGCTTGACCCTACAGGGGTTTGGACTTCTCCCGCCGCCGATGCAGATAAGATCTATCTGGCCAATGTGGAAGCTACGGTTTATGCTTTCTATCCCTATGCCGCGGGTGCCATCACCAATAGCAGTGACGACACGCAAGGGGATTATTACACGGCTATAGATGTAACGATTCCCCCTACACAACAGTTTGATGGGGCGGATGTGGCTGATTACATGTATGCCACCACGCGTGAGGGTGACGGTTCAGGAACTCCTGCCTACAACTACCCTCTGGCCAAGGCGAGTAATGCCGACGCTGATGATGACGCTGCCACTCCTGCTGTTTATGACAACAAGGTGGATCTTTACATGCACCACGCGCTTTCCAAACTCTCCTTTGTAGTTAACAAAGACGTTACTTATGTGGGTACGGGCACTTTGTCCCAATTGACTTTGGCGACTGCTGCTCCGGTGGCAGGCACTCCCAAGTTCCAGACCGGGGCGTTAACGATGAGCGTGTCGGATGGCGTGATCAGCGGAGCCCCCGCTTCTGATCTGTTGACCGTTACCGGTCCCTCCGACCTAACCATCAATGCTTATAACGCTACCCCTTCCACTGTTGTTACCACCGCCGCTCTGGTCGCTCCTTTAGCTGATACTTCGGGCATCACCCTGACGCTTACCATCGACGGTAAGGATATGTCGGTGGCGCTTCCCTCTGATGCCCTGAACAGCTCGGACAAATGGCTGGATGAGAAGAATTACACCTATACCATTACCGTTAAGGGTACCGAACTGATTGTTAACAGCGTTTCCATTGTTGCCTGGGGTGATGTAGCTGCCGGTAGCGCCGATGTGCAATAA